In Sander vitreus isolate 19-12246 chromosome 7, sanVit1, whole genome shotgun sequence, a genomic segment contains:
- the casz1 gene encoding zinc finger protein castor homolog 1 isoform X6, with protein MAAKRKGGLKLNAICAKLSRQVVFDSSSQNAEGDQSVAENSERGSSHYDDTETNFPESLNLGQSLEEDQKRREAIEKWVNGEYGDEPPAPDDEQEHELKVSNGEDDPPEGVYMVQPTGFSDDEDNAEEGEPMAASQEDSYHEDKEAEVRPSKDNTYMPPREAQSRQAPFSSTGEASALRDYAANTMNEFLGMFGYDDQQVRDELTKKISFEKLKAATSDPSSLSSEEASRRARFSKYEEYIRKLKAGETLPWPMHASPPKPEDLNPKLAQDKSATMLQTSGCLPGAEIQIYPPSLDHKQPGGPQLSTSQPPNPSHIQNMASRASKYDFFIQKLKMGESLQQQNGNAYKRPSKYDLENVKFLHLFKPGEGNPDMGGAIAFKTCKVGRPSKYDIRTIQKLMPGNPEASLMPNVLATAPGNPGAPGVPTVSTAGASIAPGLTIDQTGHLSFNAADYLKSSFSKTDSITTGTVSSVKNGLPPDKPASDDINLYQKYIARDKNIRGGEVSCVSMDTEQCPPFWIHFEPALKRFSGSQHCGHVHCAYQYREHYHCMDPECNYQVSRFTSKQDVIRHYNMHKKRDNSLQHGFMRFSPLDDCSVYYHGCHLNGKSTHYHCMQVGCSKVYTSTSDVMTHENFHKKNAQLINDGFQRFRATEDCGTVGCQFYGQKTTHFHCRRPGCTFTFKNKCDIEKHKSYHIKDDAYAKDGFKKFYKYEECKYEGCVYSKATNHFHCIRSGCGFTFTSTSQMTSHKRKHERRHIRSSGVMGLSSAYLAPKDEPEESSNDDLMDFSTISSKNSSLSASPTTQQSTTVSHLLATPTTAVSSSSTSVHTLKPTSSLPSAGQRMSSLLSQALPSNMPVALALSNNAMAASNPFFPLIPRMPLQPPPPAASLISAISSGAHSMPTDSLTQGCSTLGADGAMASTPTSFATSSIMEKISASKGLISPMMARLAAAALKPSNNQNTGNGQPASASQFNLVQVKQEPMDINSGASQDSTQEHSLDLSKKDHSNESNGHPVPGNTSLLSSLMNKMSQVNPALFSAMNLKTELEASQGSNSSEAAQYLNRVLKRPLPEKPTEIWRTYLRRFDTDDFCEAQCDFLQKVHFHCLVEDCGALFSTVDGAIKHANFHLRATLKVKSEPQFGEGKDSSEGALLQPAAPVSMANNPSMDVAHLTSSGGYSSPPPSLLAWKQLTGSIPQMSDSMPNLPANSPLATTSLENAKPQVKPGFLQFQENDPCLATDCKYSNKFHFHCLFGNCKYVCKTSGKAESHCLDHINPSNNLVNVRDQFSYYSLQCLCPNQHCEFRMRGHYHCLRPGCYFVTNITTKLPWHVKKHEKADRRAANGFKYFTKREECGRLGCKYNQVNSHFHCIRDGCQFSFLLKHQMTSHARKHMRRMLGKNFDRVPSQVMPLGQRADASSMIGTHPGMNSSFSSTIMEETDDYMDYMGGGGSPLGLSSESSNQDRSCTSTPVGNDGSPAGQGWLATTSAPTTPADTSATQNAPPYSPPPPPPLPPPPPPPPSTLQPGLQSQAPSLSPALLRPPLSSLPYLLSPSCLSYSLLSASLGATRSVVMPTNTPAFSPIIATPSPVKNDVPIVQDAAGNTISIPTATGAKKRFWIIEDMSPFGKRRKTASSRKMLDEGMMLEGFRRYDLYENCKDSGCQFSLKVTHYHCTRENCGYKFCGRTHMYKHAQHHDRVDNLVLDDFKRFKSSLSCNFPDCQFSGNSTHFHCLRCGFRCTDSTKVTAHRKHHGKQDVISAAGFCQFSSSVDCEVPDCKYKLKCSHFHCTFPECKHTVVGMSQMDSHKRKHEKQERGELPSVSPKQEGMHHLGGSVSAVSSASMGLSTSSPSGLYGLSRSIDSSAPSMLYPTDGIGSEYNHLYPQSSISLDGSLNLGTDTSSSLFFLKNAAGLGLSDSLDLSKKMHHDTARSSHNPATQLGLPAAQDDTTGTSGEAEDDLSPEEEVQAEEEEEEEEEEDEEEADLNSDSNDDSMAEPDGEKDNGESFDASVNHTDSSRLEKQDVDP; from the exons ATGGCCGCCAAAAGGAAAGGTGGCTTAAAACTCAATGCTATCTGTGCCAAGCTGAGCCGCCAGGTGGTGTTCGACAGTAGTTCCCAGAATGCAGAGGGAGACCAGAGTGTAGCAGAAAACAGTGAGCGTGGCAGTTCTCACTACGATGACACTGAGACCAACTTCCCAGAGAGCCTTAACCTCGGTCAGAGCCTAGAGGAGGACCAGAAGAGACGCGAGGCCATTGAGAAGTGGGTCAACGGCGAGTACGGCGATGAACCGCCAGCTCCCGACGATGAACAGGAGCATGAACTCAAAGTCAGCAATGGCGAAGATGACCCTCCTGAGGGCGTGTACATGGTACAGCCCACAGGCTTCAGCGATGACGAAGACAATGCAGAGGAGGGCGAGCCAATGGCAGCCTCTCAGGAGGACAGTTACCATGAAGACAAAGAAGCTGAAGTCAGGCCTTCAAAAGACAACACGTACATGCCACCAAGGGAGGCCCAAAGTCGTCAAGCACCTTTCTCCTCTACAG GAGAAGCATCTGCCCTGCGAGACTATGCAGCCAACACCATGAATGAATTTTTGGGAATGTTTGGTTATGATGACCAGCAGGTAAGGGATGAGCTGACCAAGAAGATCAGCTTTGAGAAGCTCAAAGCTGCTACCTCAGACCCCTCATCCCTCAGCAGTGAGGAGGCCTCACGGCGTGCTCGCTTCTCCAAGTACGAAGAGTACATTCGCAAGCTAAAAGCCGGGGAGACCCTACCTTGGCCCATGCATGCTTCCCCACCCAAACCAGAGGACCTCAACCCAAAACTGGCCCAAGACAAGAGTGCTACCATGCTCCAGACGTCTGGGTGCCTCCCAGGAGCCGAGATACAGATCTATCCTCCCAGCCTGGACCACAAACAGCCAGGAGGACCTCAGCTGAGCACTTCTCAGCCACCAAATCCTTCTCACATCCAGAACATGGCATCCCGAGCCTCCAAGTATGACTTCTTTATTCAGAAGTTGAAGATGGGTGAGAGTCTACAGCAGCAGAATGGTAATGCTTACAAGCGACCCTCCAAGTACGACCTGGAGAACGTCAAGTTTCTGCACCTCTTCAAGCCTGGTGAGGGCAACCCTGACATGGGCGGTGCCATCGCCTTTAAGACTTGCAAAGTGGGCCGCCCGTCGAAGTATGACATCAGAACAATTCAGAAGCTAATGCCAGGAAATCCCGAGGCCTCACTGATGCCCAATGTCCTCGCTACAGCACCAGGAAACCCGGGAGCTCCTGGTGTCCCCACTGTGAGCACAGCTGGGGCCAGCATCGCCCCAGGGCTGACAATAGACCAGACAGGACACTTAAGCTTCAACGCCGCTGACTACCTGAAGTCCAGCTTTTCCAAGACTGACTCCATCACCACGGGCACTGTGTCCTCCGTTAA GAATGGCCTGCCACCAGATAAACCCGCCAGCGACGACATCAACCTCTACCAGAAATATATTGCCAG agacaaaaacatcaggggAGGGGAGGTATCTTGCGTTTCAATGGACACAGAACAATGTCCCCCATTCTGGATTCATTTTGAGCCGGCACTAAAAAG ATTCTCTGGAAGTCAACACTGTGGACACGTGCACTGTGCCTACCAGTACAGAGAGCATTACCACTGCATGGACCCTGAGTGTAACTACCAGGTGAGC AGGTTTACCAGTAAGCAGGATGTAATCAGGCACTACAACATGCACAAGAAGAGGGACAACTCTCTTCAGCATGGCTTCATGCGCTTCAGCCCTCTGGACGACTGCAGTGTCTACTACCATGGCTGCCACCTCAATGGAAAAAGCACCCATTACCACTGCATGCAG GTGGGCTGCAGCAAGGTGTACACTAGCACCTCAGACGTCATGACTCATGAAAACTTCCATAAAAAGAATGCCCAGCTGATCAACGATGGCTTCCAGAGATTTCGTGCCACTGAGGACTGTGGCACAGTCGGGTGTCAATTCTATGGGCAGAAGACTACACACTTTCACTGCAG GCGCCCAGGATGCACATTCACCTTTAAGAACAAGTGTGACATTGAGAAGCACAAGAGCTACCACATCAAGGATGATGCCTATGCCAAAGATGGCTTTAAGAAGTTCTATAAGTATGAGGAGTGCAAGTACGAGGGCTGCGTGTACAGCAAAGCTACAAACCACTTCCACTGCATCCGCTCAGGATGTGGCTTCACCTTTACCTCCACTAGCCAGATGACCTCCCACAAGCGCAAACACGAGCGCCGGCACATCCGCTCCTCTGGAGTCATGGGCCTCTCTTCCGCCTACCTGGCGCCAAAGGATGAGCCAGAGGAATCGAGCAACGATGACCTGATGGACTTCTCGACCATCAGCAGCAAGAACTCCAGCCTGAGTGCCTCACCTACGACCCAGCAGTCCACCACTGTATCGCACCTGTTGGCCACGCCTACCACtgctgtctcctcctcctctacatCGGTCCACACCCTCAAACCCACATCCTCGCTGCCCAGTGCAGGCCAGCGAATGTCCAGTCTGCTGTCCCAGGCCCTGCCTAGCAACATGCCCGTGGCCCTTGCTCTTTCTAACAATGCCATGGCCGCCTCCAACCCGTTCTTCCCCCTAATACCCAGGATGCCTCTCCAACCACCTCCGCCAGCCGCTAGCCTGATATCTGCTATATCTTCCGGGGCCCACTCCATGCCCACCGACTCACTGACCCAAGGTTGCTCCACATTGGGTGCAGATGGAGCCATGGCCTCTACCCCAACGTCCTTCGCCACCTCCTCCATCATGGAGAAGATCTCGGCAAGCAAAGGTCTGATATCACCCATGATGGCCAGACTGGCAGCTGCTGCCCTGAAGCCCTCCAACAACCAAAACACAG GGAATGGGCAGCCGGCTTCAGCCAGCCAGTTCAATCTGGTTCAAGTGAAGCAGGAGCCAATGGATATCAACTCTGGGGCCTCCCAAGACTCCACGCAGGAGCACAGCCTGGACCTGAGCAAGAAAGATCACAG TAATGAATCAAACGGACACCCTGTACCAGGGAATACATCTCTTTTATCCTCGCTTATGAATAAG ATGTCACAGGTGAACCCTGCCCTGTTCAGCGCCATGAACCTGAAGACAGAGCTGGAGGCAAGCCAGGGCAGCAACAGCTCGGAGGCAGCACAATATCTGAACAGAGTGCTCAAGAGGCCCCTGCCAGAAAAACCCACTGAGATCTGGAGGACATACCTCCGCAG GTTTGACACAGATGACTTCTGTGAGGCTCAGTGCGACTTCCTTCAGAAAGTGCACTTTCACTGCCTGGTAGAGGACTGTGGTGCACTCTTCAGCACTGTGGATGGGGCCATAAAACATGCTAA CTTCCACCTCCGGGCCACCTTGAAAGTGAAGTCTGAGCCTCAGTTTGGTGAGGGCAAGGACTCCAGTGAGGGAGCCTTGCTGCAGCCTGCTGCCCCCGTCTCTATGGCTAACAATCCCTCTATGGATGTGGCCCACCTCACCTCCTCTGGTGGCTAcagctctcctcctccctccctgctGGCCTGGAAGCAGCTGACCGGCAGCATCCCTCAGATGTCGGACTCGATGCCCAACCTGCCGGCCAACTCCCCTCTGGCCACTACCTCTCTGGAGAATGCTAAACCTCAAGTCAAACCTGGTTTCCTGCAGTTTCAGGAAAA TGATCCCTGTTTGGCTACTGACTGTAAGTACTCAAACAAGTTCCACTTCCACTGCTTGTTTGGAAATTGCAAGTATGTGTGCAAGACGTCTGGCAAGGCCGAGTCCCACTGTTTGGACCACATCAACCCCAGCAACAACCTGGTCAACGTCCGTGACCAGTTTTCCTACTACTCTCTCCAGTGTCTCTGTCCCAACCAG CACTGCGAGTTCAGAATGAGGGGCCACTATCACTGTCTGCGGCCTGGCTGCTACTTTGTCACTAACATCACCACCAAGCTGCCATGGCACGTCAAGAAGCACGAGAAGGCAGATCGCCGTGCCGCCAATGGCTTCAAATATTTCACCAAGAGGGAGGAGTGTGGGAGGCTGG GTTGTAAGTATAACCAAGTCAACAGCCACTTCCACTGCATCCGTGACGGTTGCCAGTTCTCCTTCCTGCTCAAGCACCAGATGACCTCACATGCTCGCAAACACATGAGGCGGATGCTGGGGAAGAATTTTGACAGAGTCCCGTCCcag GTGATGCCACTTGGACAGAGGGCAGATGCATCCAGCATGATAGGGACCCATCCTGGTATGAACTCCAGCTTCTCCTCCACCATCATGGAGGAGACTGATGATTACATGGACTACATGGGAGGAGGGGGCAGCCCCTTGGGCCTCTCCTCCGAGTCTTCCAACCAGGACCGGAGCTGCACCAGCACACCTGTAGGCAACGATGGTTCTCCAGCAG GACAAGGCTGGCTCGCCACCACTTCTGCTCCTACTACCCCTGCTGACACTAGCGCTACCCAAAATGCACCTCCTtattcccctcctcctcctccaccactgccaccaccaccaccacctcctccctccACTCTTCAGCCTGGCCTTCAGTCCCAGGCCCCAtccctctctcctgctctcctccgacctcctctctcctcactcCCATACCTCCTCTCTCCATCCTGTCTGTCATACTCTCTGCTCAGCGCCTCTCTGGGAGCCACTCGGAGTGTTGTCATGCCAACCAACACACCAGCTTTCAGCCCCATCATTGCCACTCCGTCTCCGGTTAAAAATGACGTCCCTATAGTGCAGGATGCTGCAG GCAACACCATTTCCATTCCCACGGCCACTGGTGCAAAGAAGCGCTTCTGGATCATCGAGGACATGTCACCATTCGGCAAGCGCCGCAAGACTGCATCATCACGTAAGATGCTGGATGAGGGGATGATGCTGGAGGGCTTCAGGCGCTATGACCTCTACGAGAACTGCAAGGATTCAGGCTGCCAGTTTTCTCTGAAGGTGACCCACTACCACTGCACACGTGAGAACTGTGGCTACAAGTTCTGCGGCCGCACCCACATGTACAAGCATGCGCAGCACCACGACCGCGTGGACAACCTGGTCCTGGACGACTTCAAGCGCTTCAAATCGTCACTCAGCTGCAACTTCCCTGACTGCCAGTTTTCGGGCAACAGCACCCACTTCCACTGTCTGCGCTGCGGCTTCCGCTGCACCGACAGCACCAAGGTGACGGCCCACCGCAAACACCACGGCAAGCAAGATGTGATCAGCGCTGCTGGCTTCTGCCAGTTCAGCTCCAGTGTTGATTGCGAGGTTCCCGACTGCAAATATAAGCTCAAGTGCTCGCACTTCCACTGCACCTTCCCTGAGTGTAAGCACACAGTGGTGGGCATGTCCCAGATGGACTCCCACAAGAGAAAGCACGAGAAGCAGGAGCGGGGTGAGCTGCCGTCTGTGTCACCCAAACAGGAAGGGATGCACCACCTGGGAGGAAGTGTGTCTGCGGTCTCTTCCGCCTCTATGGGTCTTTCTACTTCCTCACCTAGTGGCCTCTACGGGTTGTCCCGCAGCATTGACAGCAGTGCTCCCTCCATGCTCTACCCAACAGATGGCATCGGGTCCGAGTATAACCACCTGTACCCACAGTCCTCCATCAGCCTGGACGGCTCCCTCAACCTGGGCACCGACACCAGCAGCTCCCTGTTCTTCCTGAAGAATGCAGCCGGTCTGGGACTCAGCGACTCACTGGACCTCAGCAAGAAAATGCACCACGACACAGCGCGATCTAGCCACAACCCGGCAACCCAGCTGGGTCTGCCAGCAGCTCAGGACGACACCACAGGAACATCTGGAGAGGCTGAAGATGACCTGTCGCCAGAGGAGGAGGTgcaggcagaggaggaggaagaagaagaggaggaggaagacgaggaggaaGCAGACCTTAACAGTGACTCGAATGATGATTCAATGGCGGAGCCTGATGGTGAAAAGGACAATGGCGAGAGTTTTGATGCTTCCGTTAACCACACTGATTCTTCCCGACTGGAAAAGCAAGACGTTGacccataa